A genomic region of Brassica napus cultivar Da-Ae unplaced genomic scaffold, Da-Ae ScsIHWf_151;HRSCAF=270, whole genome shotgun sequence contains the following coding sequences:
- the LOC125597705 gene encoding uncharacterized protein LOC125597705, translated as MVLLPKARNDWKNLRFMDYKSVDEYNSVLFKTVSMLRLCGEVVTEDELLEKTFSTFHSSNIILQQQYRMKGFATYTDLISCLLLAEANNELLMKNSEARHVGTAALPEANEVEKKDPNECNYIQNDKRSHGKGRGGYRNRDRDNYSNSRDRYLDGRKGNHNNRGRGSNPGRGRGGYGRGRGESLKNTNPEAHMVHDSGYEADDDSDTAKDDLMDFETSDCVKVTAKHMY; from the exons atgGTGTTACTCCCAAAAGCTAGAAATGActggaagaatctaagattcatgGATTATAAGTCAGTGGATGAGTACAATTCAGTCTTATTTAAGACGGtctcgatgctgagactttgtggtgaagtagtaaccgaaGACGAGTTACTTGAGAAAACATTCTCTACATTTCATTCATCAAACATAATACTGCAGCAGCAGTACCGAATGAAAGGCTTCGCCACATACACTGATCTAATCTCGTGTCTGCtactggccgaggcaaacaatgagctcctgatgaagaacagtgaagcTAGACATGTTGGAACAGCAGCATTACCAGAGGCCAATGAggttgaaaagaaagatcccaacGAGTGCAATTACATCCAGAATGATAAGAGATCACACGGCAAAGGCCGAGGTGGATATAGGAACCGTGATCGTGACAATTACTCGAACAGCCGAGATAGATATTTGGAtggccggaaaggaaaccacaataaccgtggtcgtggttccaatcccGGCCGTGGCCGAGGCGGTTATGGCCGAGGTCGAGGCG AAAGTCTTAAGAACACGAACCCGGAGGCTCACATGGTTCACGATTCCGGATATGAGGCTGATGATGATTCCGACACTGCTAAAGATGACCtaatggattttgagacttctgatt gtgtgaaggtcacggccaagcATATGTATTGA